A part of Candidatus Spechtbacterales bacterium genomic DNA contains:
- a CDS encoding calcium/sodium antiporter, whose translation MYDTYLYIVVLALGIYFLVKSGTYIVRSLGVMARYLGVSDFVIAFLLMAFATSIPELAVGINAAFSNSPEIVLGNILGTNIVNLSLIMGLVAVIALKVSVDDHDHFLKRRFFNFTLIMSPLFLMLDGSLGRLDGLILLVLFSWNTARLFNVKETLQKRNGVSDLNTPEAEKDKKSVSLREFFKNFFMFSVSNFVILAAAYAVVWAAENISIDMGIPAALIGIFVIGIGTSLPELVFGISSASSGKGDMSLGNLLGSAVINATLILGITVLIKPITIEGGIFWISGIFLAATMLAGFYFLRTKDFLNRKEGIALVFLYILFIFVELGHNLWF comes from the coding sequence ATGTACGACACTTATTTATATATTGTAGTCCTTGCTTTGGGAATATATTTTCTTGTAAAAAGCGGAACTTATATTGTCCGCTCGCTTGGTGTTATGGCGAGGTATCTTGGTGTTTCAGATTTTGTTATAGCCTTTTTATTAATGGCATTTGCAACAAGCATTCCGGAGCTCGCTGTTGGAATAAACGCCGCTTTTTCAAATAGCCCTGAAATAGTATTGGGAAATATTTTAGGTACAAACATAGTTAACTTAAGTCTTATAATGGGTCTTGTAGCTGTTATAGCATTAAAGGTAAGTGTGGATGATCATGACCATTTTTTGAAGCGCAGGTTTTTTAACTTTACTCTTATAATGTCGCCTCTGTTTTTAATGCTGGATGGTTCGCTTGGCAGATTGGATGGGTTAATTCTTTTAGTTTTGTTCTCATGGAATACGGCGCGCCTCTTTAACGTTAAGGAGACGCTTCAAAAAAGAAACGGTGTATCCGATTTAAATACCCCTGAAGCTGAAAAGGATAAAAAAAGCGTATCTCTCAGGGAATTTTTTAAAAATTTCTTTATGTTTAGTGTGAGCAATTTTGTGATACTCGCGGCCGCTTATGCTGTTGTGTGGGCAGCTGAAAATATATCCATAGACATGGGTATACCCGCGGCTTTGATAGGTATATTTGTTATAGGCATAGGAACAAGCCTACCGGAGTTAGTTTTTGGGATAAGCAGCGCCTCTTCGGGCAAGGGAGATATGAGCCTAGGTAATCTTTTGGGCTCCGCCGTTATAAACGCGACGCTTATTTTAGGGATTACCGTACTTATTAAGCCGATAACCATAGAGGGCGGCATATTTTGGATAAGTGGTATATTTTTAGCTGCCACCATGCTTGCGGGCTTTTACTTTTTAAGAACAAAAGACTTTTTAAACAGAAAAGAAGGCATAGCCCTTGTTTTTTTGTATATTCTTTTTATTTTCGTCGAACTTGGACATAATCTCTGGTTTTAG